One window from the genome of Spirochaetota bacterium encodes:
- a CDS encoding S41 family peptidase — MLKNKERLVWISVVVFILCISFFTIYQPSKAKAQELDDDYLNYSRMLNGVYNTLREYYVDPDKATARKLMMGAIKGMLEAVEDPFTMYMDEKLTEELTTEMAGEFGGLGIQLGMNDDGWLMVMAPIEGTPAERAGIRSGDIIAEIEGKSTKGMAIEQAVRILRGKEGTKITISLAREGESEPIKVTLIRAKIIIKSVKTEFITNEGIGYVRLINFGDKTTQELKDSLLSLKSLGMKKLILDLRNNPGGRLDTAQNVADFFLSSGKIVYTRGRDASQSKDAFATAANDICVDTPMIVLVNGYSASASEIVAGALRDNKRAILVGQKTYGKFSVQQVLPIDPKNKVTCKITVAKYFTPGGYSLHKEGLPPNIVVEDEEFSKDEIVAVRHIREGKFIKDYVHTNPVPDKDAIELPKLMQKLTASCIKIRPELVERLIYVERGRANYKKVIDLTYDRQLKEAVSLVKKPDTFDFKKYPLPPLTSTNKDK, encoded by the coding sequence ATGCTGAAGAACAAAGAACGCCTCGTATGGATATCCGTCGTCGTATTCATACTCTGCATTTCATTTTTCACGATCTACCAGCCATCGAAGGCGAAGGCGCAGGAATTGGACGATGACTATCTCAATTACAGCCGCATGCTGAACGGCGTGTACAATACGCTCCGCGAATACTATGTCGATCCCGACAAAGCCACCGCCCGGAAGCTCATGATGGGCGCTATCAAGGGTATGCTCGAAGCGGTGGAAGATCCATTCACAATGTATATGGATGAAAAGCTCACCGAAGAGCTCACTACGGAAATGGCCGGTGAATTCGGCGGTCTCGGCATTCAGCTCGGCATGAACGATGACGGCTGGCTCATGGTCATGGCCCCCATCGAAGGTACGCCGGCGGAGCGCGCGGGGATACGCAGCGGGGACATCATCGCGGAAATAGAAGGCAAGTCTACCAAGGGCATGGCGATAGAACAGGCGGTGCGCATACTCCGCGGAAAGGAAGGAACGAAAATAACGATCTCACTCGCCCGCGAGGGTGAAAGCGAGCCGATAAAGGTCACGCTCATTCGCGCGAAAATAATCATCAAGAGCGTGAAGACGGAATTCATCACGAACGAGGGCATCGGCTATGTGCGCCTTATCAATTTCGGCGATAAGACGACGCAGGAGCTCAAGGATTCGCTCCTTTCGCTCAAGTCGCTCGGCATGAAAAAGCTCATACTCGATCTCAGGAACAATCCCGGCGGACGCCTCGATACCGCGCAGAACGTCGCCGATTTCTTCTTAAGCTCGGGGAAGATAGTCTATACCCGTGGGCGCGACGCGAGCCAGAGCAAGGACGCCTTCGCCACAGCGGCGAACGACATCTGTGTCGATACGCCGATGATAGTGCTCGTCAACGGCTACAGCGCATCCGCATCTGAGATAGTCGCCGGGGCGCTGCGCGACAACAAACGCGCGATACTCGTCGGCCAGAAGACCTACGGGAAATTCTCCGTGCAGCAGGTGCTCCCCATCGACCCGAAGAACAAGGTGACCTGTAAGATAACGGTAGCGAAATACTTCACCCCGGGGGGCTACAGCCTCCATAAGGAAGGCCTTCCCCCGAACATCGTGGTCGAGGACGAGGAATTCAGCAAGGATGAGATAGTCGCCGTGCGGCATATACGCGAGGGAAAATTCATCAAGGATTACGTCCATACGAATCCGGTGCCGGATAAGGATGCCATTGAGCTCCCGAAGCTCATGCAGAAGCTCACCGCGAGCTGCATAAAGATACGCCCCGAGCTCGTTGAGCGCCTCATCTACGTCGAGCGCGGCAGGGCGAATTACAAGAAGGTGATAGACCTGACGTACGACCGGCAGCTCAAAGAGGCGGTCAGTC